A genomic window from Anthocerotibacter panamensis C109 includes:
- a CDS encoding YIP1 family protein produces MLDRLRGVVTFDASVYREIAKDEGATGSAVLVLVLVSLAPVLVMSLINRGADLLLAPFHVVGALLAWFLYAVLLAFVARRFFEGEVDTEQMLRVSGYSSVFNLVSFIPVVQVAGVMLFIVGTVLGVREAAEFDALKAGLTVLVTLALGLSLVLALGILVALLGGVALLPRFNSR; encoded by the coding sequence ATGTTGGATAGATTGCGCGGGGTGGTGACTTTTGATGCCTCGGTCTACCGCGAAATTGCCAAGGATGAGGGTGCTACAGGTTCTGCTGTTCTGGTGTTGGTACTGGTCTCTCTGGCCCCGGTCTTAGTCATGAGCTTGATTAACAGAGGCGCAGACCTTTTGCTGGCTCCTTTTCATGTTGTGGGGGCACTCCTCGCCTGGTTCTTGTATGCAGTACTGCTGGCATTTGTTGCAAGGCGCTTTTTTGAAGGAGAGGTGGATACCGAGCAGATGTTGCGGGTGAGCGGCTATTCCAGCGTATTTAATTTGGTGAGTTTTATCCCGGTGGTCCAAGTGGCGGGGGTAATGCTCTTTATCGTCGGGACTGTCCTGGGGGTGCGTGAAGCGGCTGAGTTTGATGCGCTCAAGGCAGGACTAACGGTCCTGGTCACGCTCGCACTCGGGCTCAGTCTCGTCCTGGCACTAGGTATTTTGGTCGCCCTGCTCGGTGGGGTTGCACTACTCCCCCGGTTTAACAGTCGATGA
- a CDS encoding DUF1257 domain-containing protein: MSHFSTLRTKITDAEILKTSLKDLGISVKTQADVRGYNGQRVRSDIVATLEGEYDLGWSRNPDGSFDLIADLWGVAKKHNQTELINSINQKYAVNKTLSEIRRTGHTVVAQGVSNDGSTRLTIQK, translated from the coding sequence ATGTCACATTTTAGCACACTCCGCACCAAAATCACCGATGCCGAAATCCTGAAGACCTCTTTGAAGGACCTGGGCATCTCTGTGAAAACCCAGGCTGATGTCCGTGGCTACAACGGTCAGCGCGTCCGTTCTGACATCGTTGCCACGCTCGAAGGCGAGTATGACCTGGGCTGGTCGCGCAATCCCGATGGGTCCTTCGACCTGATTGCCGACCTCTGGGGCGTTGCTAAGAAGCACAATCAGACCGAGCTCATCAACTCCATCAACCAAAAATACGCTGTGAACAAAACGCTCTCTGAGATCCGTCGCACGGGTCACACAGTGGTTGCTCAGGGCGTCAGCAACGATGGCTCAACCCGTTTGACTATCCAAAAATAA
- a CDS encoding diacylglycerol/lipid kinase family protein, giving the protein MRVLIVFNPTSGRAGQSLAGVCTLWHEQGWQVELCPTAGPGEGTRYASQAASQGYDLVVAAGGDGTINEVINGLAGTDTALATLPLGTMNVWARESGLPLEPMAAASALLHGQVRTLDLGRANGRYFLLMAGIGFDAAITQGVHPLAKRLLGGLAYVVHGLQVALGIQGTRVRLVLDGQVLEERVLLVVIGNSQLYGGIVKITDRASMDDGLLDVRVFKGNDFASALHHTFAVLLKRSDSQDLAIDYYQARTIQIQASPALLVQIDGDPIGQTPMTFEVVPRALRVWMPKPNFLG; this is encoded by the coding sequence ATGCGTGTCCTGATTGTGTTTAACCCAACTTCCGGTCGGGCAGGGCAATCCCTCGCGGGAGTCTGCACCCTATGGCACGAACAGGGTTGGCAGGTGGAATTATGCCCAACCGCAGGACCGGGAGAGGGGACGCGCTATGCATCCCAAGCTGCTAGTCAGGGTTACGACTTGGTCGTGGCAGCAGGCGGAGATGGTACCATCAACGAAGTTATCAACGGGTTGGCGGGAACAGATACAGCTCTGGCAACCCTACCGCTCGGCACCATGAACGTCTGGGCACGGGAGTCGGGCCTACCCTTGGAGCCGATGGCAGCGGCGAGTGCGCTGCTCCACGGCCAAGTGCGGACTCTAGATCTGGGGCGGGCCAACGGGCGCTATTTTTTGCTGATGGCAGGGATCGGGTTTGATGCTGCTATCACTCAAGGGGTTCATCCGCTTGCCAAGCGCCTCCTGGGAGGGCTCGCCTACGTGGTCCATGGACTACAGGTGGCCCTGGGTATCCAGGGTACACGGGTGCGTCTGGTCCTCGATGGTCAGGTACTTGAGGAGCGGGTTTTACTGGTAGTCATCGGCAACAGTCAACTCTACGGGGGCATAGTCAAGATCACGGACCGGGCGAGCATGGACGATGGTCTGTTGGATGTGCGGGTATTTAAGGGCAATGATTTCGCCAGTGCCCTGCACCATACCTTCGCGGTGCTCCTCAAACGCTCCGACTCCCAGGATCTAGCGATTGACTATTACCAAGCCCGCACCATACAGATACAGGCATCCCCTGCGCTACTGGTCCAAATAGACGGCGACCCGATCGGTCAAACCCCCATGACCTTTGAGGTGGTTCCCCGGGCGCTACGCGTCTGGATGCCCAAGCCTAATTTTCTAGGTTGA
- a CDS encoding glutamyl-tRNA reductase, with product MHIAVVGLSHRTASVEIRERLSIAPDRLTETLQGLVAACPHVQEAAILSTCNRLEVYAVLSEIEHGLPEISQYLAQSRQAPLLPLRQHLFTLLNQDAIMHLLRVAGGLDSMILGEGQVLAQVKGTYQAAQQAKTAGRILNELFKVGLKAGKRVRTETEIGTKAVSISSAAVELAHTKMSGLKGRHNLVIGAGDMGELFLRHLIAKGADRITLLNRSIDRAERLAAQFQQQPILVLPWEKLMVAVSEADLVFTCTATQEPILARQHLEGMDRAQRALTFFDIGMPRNIAPDVVQVHGVWAYNVDDLKEVVDRNMAYRQQMVQQAEILLEDELNQFMNWWRFLEAVPIVNSLHGKLESIRLAELEKALSRLGTEFAGKHQDIIDGLTRAIVNKILHDPVLKLRAEQDVQARRQAMRALQTLFNLEN from the coding sequence ATGCACATTGCAGTCGTAGGCTTGAGTCATCGGACGGCTTCGGTAGAAATTCGTGAACGCCTGAGCATTGCTCCAGACCGGCTTACTGAAACACTCCAGGGACTGGTCGCCGCCTGCCCTCACGTCCAAGAGGCGGCCATCCTCAGCACCTGCAATCGTCTAGAGGTCTACGCAGTCCTCTCCGAAATTGAGCATGGTCTCCCGGAAATCAGTCAGTATTTGGCTCAATCCCGGCAGGCTCCTCTGCTCCCGCTGCGACAACACCTTTTCACCTTGCTCAATCAGGACGCGATCATGCACCTGTTGCGGGTAGCGGGGGGTCTGGATTCGATGATCCTCGGCGAAGGTCAGGTCTTGGCCCAGGTCAAGGGCACCTATCAAGCTGCTCAGCAGGCCAAAACAGCAGGGCGTATCCTTAACGAACTTTTTAAAGTTGGCCTCAAAGCGGGTAAACGGGTACGTACAGAGACAGAAATCGGCACCAAGGCAGTCTCAATTTCTTCGGCGGCGGTGGAGTTAGCCCACACCAAAATGAGCGGGCTCAAGGGGCGACACAATCTGGTTATCGGCGCAGGTGATATGGGCGAACTCTTCTTGCGTCACCTCATTGCCAAGGGAGCCGACCGCATCACCCTGCTCAACCGTTCTATTGACCGAGCCGAGCGCCTCGCAGCTCAGTTTCAACAGCAACCTATCCTCGTTTTACCTTGGGAAAAGCTGATGGTGGCGGTGTCTGAAGCGGACCTTGTCTTCACCTGTACTGCGACCCAAGAGCCGATCCTGGCCCGCCAACACCTGGAGGGGATGGACCGGGCTCAACGAGCTTTGACCTTTTTTGACATCGGGATGCCGCGCAACATCGCCCCGGATGTAGTCCAGGTACACGGCGTCTGGGCCTACAATGTCGATGATCTTAAGGAAGTGGTAGACCGCAATATGGCCTACCGCCAGCAGATGGTGCAGCAGGCTGAAATCCTCTTGGAGGATGAACTAAACCAGTTCATGAATTGGTGGCGGTTTCTGGAGGCCGTACCCATCGTCAATTCCCTGCATGGCAAACTGGAGTCGATTCGCCTTGCCGAACTAGAGAAGGCACTTTCTCGTTTGGGGACAGAGTTCGCCGGGAAACACCAGGACATCATTGATGGGCTGACCCGCGCTATTGTCAATAAGATTCTCCACGACCCAGTCCTCAAACTGCGTGCCGAACAGGACGTCCAAGCCCGTCGTCAGGCCATGCGTGCACTCCAGACCCTCTTCAACCTAGAAAATTAG
- a CDS encoding LOG family protein codes for MTRATAESTSTIDVFLQELLTIQQTGSKQIAILGSRHVPWTHQQLIEMLSYALALVGNRILTSGAIGTNLAAIRGALRADPKALTVILPQSLERQPRESQDQLENVIQLVEHPEHNHLPLAEASLLCNQKIIDKCQQLICFAFHDSHTLLAACQQAEEQRKIVTLFFFD; via the coding sequence TTGACCCGCGCCACCGCCGAAAGCACTTCCACTATCGATGTCTTCTTGCAGGAACTGCTGACGATTCAACAGACCGGTTCTAAGCAAATTGCCATACTTGGGTCAAGACATGTGCCTTGGACCCACCAACAACTCATCGAAATGCTCAGCTATGCGCTGGCCTTAGTCGGCAACCGCATCCTTACTTCTGGGGCAATCGGTACAAATTTAGCTGCCATTCGCGGAGCCCTCCGCGCTGACCCCAAAGCACTCACGGTGATCCTTCCGCAAAGCCTAGAGCGCCAGCCCCGCGAATCTCAAGACCAGCTAGAGAACGTCATTCAACTGGTAGAACACCCCGAGCACAACCATCTCCCGCTAGCTGAGGCCAGTCTCCTGTGCAATCAGAAGATCATCGACAAGTGCCAGCAACTCATCTGCTTTGCCTTTCATGACTCCCACACGCTTCTTGCTGCCTGTCAACAGGCAGAGGAACAACGCAAAATCGTTACCCTCTTTTTCTTTGATTAG